ggtgttttttattttcttattgatgGAGGATCTTCCCGAAGATATGATATTAAAGATCTTTACCCATCTTCCTCCGGAGCCACTTTTTAAGTGCAAACTTGTATGCAAAAAATGGGAAAATATCCTCCTCTCGCACAAAAAAGTGGGTATTCTCTTCTTGTTTCGATCATGTTGGGAAAGAAACCTTCAACTTTTCTATGGAGATTATGAGGAGATTTTTAGTAAGATTAGTTCTGGTGAGGCGGACTTTTCATTCAAAAGTCTCACAAAGATCAATCACCCTGTCATTAACCGTCGAGAAACCCAACTGTCCGTGGATCAGATGGTTGGTTCTTGCAATGGTTTGGTTTGCCTCCGCGTACCCCATCACGACATCAATGATCCTGTCTACATCTGCAATCCTATGACTAGAGAATACATTAATCTTCCCCGCTTGGAATACAAATTTGGTTTCGTGGTTAGTGGATTTGGCTACGATCCTTCGACCAACGATTACAAAGTCATTCGCATCCATTATCGGGGCAGATCTCGCTGGTATAGGCCGGTAACAAAAGGATTTGTTGAAATATACACACTTGGGAGGGACTCTGCGGGGTGGAGAAGTCTAGGAGAAGTCACCTACACGTTGAACAAAAGGGGCGTCCTTGCAAATGGATCGTTGTACTGGCTTGACTACGATAAAAAGAAAATTGTGGCTTTTGATTTGGCGGATGAAATATTCCAATTGCTCCCAGATGTGCCGCAATGTTTTGGTGGAAGCAGTGAGCTTGTTGAATATCAAATCAAGGTATTGGGAGGGAATTTATGTCTCGTTCATTTTGACAGAGGTCGGCAACTGGACATATGGTCATACAAAAATAAGCAAAAGAAAactgatgataaagaagaagggaGTCATTCTTGTAGTTGGAGTCTGGAATTTCATATACCAAGTTCTGCTCTCGGTGTGAACGATGTTTATGAACCCTTCGCGCTCACAAAGAACAATGAAATTCTGATGTGGTGGAATGGAACAGGTATTTGCTGTTATGACACGAAAACTAAAATTATGAACGAAATGTTGGATGAAAAGTTTAATAAGCTGAGAAATTTTCAAGGAATACCACATATGAACAGCTTTCTATCAATTAAACCTCTAGGTGGAAAGAATTTAAAGACTGAAAACCaccaaaacaagaaaaagagaaagCCCAAGTTCGTAGATGATGAGTCTGACAACTAGGAGTCAAAACCCatgtatttttattgtttttttgtgATTTGGTTACATCTAGATGCATCAGCCTGGAGAAGATAACAACAAGATCCATGCAGGGTACGTAAGATTGCCATGAGTTTTGTCAtgcatatttatttttattaaaacaaATGACAAGTTCTTTTCGTTTTTATGCAAGTAATGTAATATAGTAATTTTAATAGTCTAATAGTTTTTGATTTATAGTAATGAAGTTGTATTTTGTCCTATTAATCTAAACCCCACGTAAGGAAAATGATGAACCCCATCTGAACCTGCGAATCTCAACATAGATTGAGGCTTAGATTATAGGAAGGTGAAGAATACAGAGCCAAATAGCATTTCCGTTCCTATATATTTCTCTTTGTTTGTAGCTGTTGTCCAAAGAATATTTCAATAAGACAAAATTCTTTAATTTCTGTCTAACCAAAAACCCAAACTGTAACATTCAAAAGAAATTGCTCGAGGAATCAAACTTCAAATTCTCTTTGCCAAGGCCATAAATGTATGCCACGAGAATGCCAACCGGAGGCGAA
This is a stretch of genomic DNA from Papaver somniferum cultivar HN1 chromosome 1, ASM357369v1, whole genome shotgun sequence. It encodes these proteins:
- the LOC113353345 gene encoding F-box protein At3g07870-like, which translates into the protein MEDLPEDMILKIFTHLPPEPLFKCKLVCKKWENILLSHKKVGILFLFRSCWERNLQLFYGDYEEIFSKISSGEADFSFKSLTKINHPVINRRETQLSVDQMVGSCNGLVCLRVPHHDINDPVYICNPMTREYINLPRLEYKFGFVVSGFGYDPSTNDYKVIRIHYRGRSRWYRPVTKGFVEIYTLGRDSAGWRSLGEVTYTLNKRGVLANGSLYWLDYDKKKIVAFDLADEIFQLLPDVPQCFGGSSELVEYQIKVLGGNLCLVHFDRGRQLDIWSYKNKQKKTDDKEEGSHSCSWSLEFHIPSSALGVNDVYEPFALTKNNEILMWWNGTGICCYDTKTKIMNEMLDEKFNKLRNFQGIPHMNSFLSIKPLGGKNLKTENHQNKKKRKPKFVDDESDN